One stretch of Niallia sp. XMNu-256 DNA includes these proteins:
- a CDS encoding formate--tetrahydrofolate ligase, giving the protein MKTDVQIAQEAELKPISEIADSLGITDNELELYGKYKAKVSLDVLERLEDKPDGKLILVTAINPTPAGEGKTTTNVGLSMGLNKIGKKTITALREPSLGPVFGVKGGAAGGGYAQVVPMEDINLHFTGDFHAITSAHNLLAAMLDNHLHQGNALDIDPKNIVWRRVLDMNDRSLRNTIVGLGGKPDGFVRQTGFDITVASEIMAILCLATSMSDLKDRLSRMVVAYNKSGEAVTAGDLEATGAMALLLKDAIKPNLVQTLENTPAFIHGGPFANIAHGCNSVMATRVGLKLADYVVTEAGFGADLGAEKFFDIKARFAGLNPDAAVIVATIRALKMNGGVAKTELAAENLQALEDGIANIERHIENLNKFGVPAVVAINKFPTDTEAEINLLTEKLSAKGIDIVLSDVFAKGGEGAVELAQKVVEICETKPSNFAPLYDVDATIEEKISTIATEIYRADGVDFTAAAKKQIKQIADLGLDKMPICMAKTQYSFSDDPKLLGAPTGFNVTVREVRVNAGAGFIVALTGSIMTMPGLPKVPAANGMDITDSGEIVGLS; this is encoded by the coding sequence ATGAAAACTGATGTACAAATTGCGCAAGAAGCAGAATTAAAACCAATTAGTGAGATCGCTGATTCTCTTGGAATTACAGATAATGAATTAGAATTATATGGTAAATATAAAGCGAAAGTATCATTAGATGTATTAGAACGTTTAGAAGATAAGCCAGATGGCAAGTTAATTCTTGTCACTGCGATTAACCCAACACCAGCTGGTGAAGGAAAAACTACAACAAACGTTGGATTATCAATGGGACTTAATAAAATTGGTAAGAAAACAATCACAGCTCTTCGTGAGCCATCATTAGGACCTGTTTTCGGAGTTAAAGGTGGAGCAGCAGGTGGCGGTTATGCTCAAGTAGTACCAATGGAAGATATTAACCTTCACTTTACAGGTGATTTCCATGCAATTACATCTGCACATAACTTACTTGCTGCAATGTTAGATAACCACTTACATCAAGGGAATGCTCTAGACATTGATCCAAAGAATATTGTTTGGAGACGCGTACTTGACATGAACGATCGTTCATTAAGAAATACAATTGTTGGTCTAGGTGGAAAGCCAGATGGTTTTGTACGTCAAACTGGTTTCGATATTACAGTTGCTTCTGAAATCATGGCAATTCTATGTCTTGCAACAAGCATGAGCGACCTTAAAGATAGATTATCTAGAATGGTTGTAGCTTATAACAAATCAGGAGAGGCTGTAACAGCTGGAGACTTAGAAGCAACTGGTGCAATGGCTCTACTATTAAAAGATGCGATTAAGCCGAACCTTGTTCAAACACTTGAAAATACACCTGCATTTATTCACGGTGGACCATTTGCTAACATTGCTCACGGCTGTAACTCAGTTATGGCTACAAGAGTTGGACTAAAACTAGCTGACTATGTTGTAACAGAAGCAGGATTTGGTGCAGACCTTGGAGCTGAAAAATTCTTTGATATTAAAGCTCGTTTTGCAGGATTAAATCCAGATGCAGCTGTAATTGTTGCAACAATTAGAGCACTTAAAATGAACGGTGGAGTAGCTAAAACTGAACTTGCTGCTGAAAACCTTCAAGCCCTTGAAGATGGTATTGCAAACATTGAAAGACATATTGAAAACCTTAATAAATTCGGTGTTCCTGCAGTTGTTGCAATTAATAAATTCCCAACTGATACTGAAGCGGAAATTAACTTATTAACAGAAAAATTATCAGCTAAAGGCATTGATATCGTACTTTCTGATGTATTCGCTAAAGGTGGAGAAGGTGCAGTTGAATTAGCACAAAAAGTAGTTGAAATCTGTGAAACGAAACCATCTAATTTTGCACCATTATATGATGTGGATGCAACAATTGAAGAGAAAATCTCAACAATTGCTACTGAAATTTACCGTGCAGATGGTGTAGACTTTACAGCTGCAGCTAAGAAGCAAATCAAACAAATTGCTGACCTTGGTTTAGATAAAATGCCAATTTGTATGGCAAAAACTCAATACTCATTCTCTGATGATCCAAAATTACTAGGTGCACCAACTGGTTTTAACGTTACTGTAAGAGAAGTTAGAGTAAATGCTGGTGCTGGTTTCATCGTAGCATTAACGGGATCTATCATGACAATGCCAGGTCTTCCGAAAGTTCCTGCTGCTAACGGTATGGATATTACTGATAGTGGAGAAATCGTCGGACTTTCATAA
- a CDS encoding glucose 1-dehydrogenase, whose amino-acid sequence MRLDGKVAIITGGTFGIGESTVRLFAKEGAKVVIAARNAEKGIKLVEDIKAEGGEAHFVRTDVSKEEDVKNLVKETVDTYGKLDVLFANAGVGDMQDLDCCTLDEWNQTISVDLTGVFLCNKYAIPEMEKTGNGSIINCASILGHVGQMSVSAYAAAKGGVVNMTRAAAVTYANRGIRINSVCPGYVNTPILDNTPKEIIDQLVSLVPARRLGEPDEIANCVLFLASDESSFVTGASLLVDGGYTAQ is encoded by the coding sequence ATGCGTTTAGATGGAAAAGTGGCCATTATTACTGGTGGAACATTTGGAATTGGGGAAAGCACAGTTCGTTTATTTGCGAAGGAAGGTGCTAAAGTTGTTATTGCTGCTCGTAATGCAGAAAAGGGAATCAAACTAGTAGAAGACATTAAAGCAGAAGGCGGAGAAGCCCACTTTGTTCGTACAGACGTTTCTAAAGAGGAAGATGTTAAAAACCTAGTTAAGGAAACCGTTGACACGTATGGAAAGCTAGATGTTTTATTTGCTAATGCGGGTGTTGGTGACATGCAAGATCTTGATTGTTGTACACTTGATGAATGGAACCAGACGATTAGTGTCGATCTTACTGGTGTATTCCTTTGCAACAAATACGCAATTCCGGAGATGGAAAAAACTGGTAATGGTTCTATCATAAACTGTGCATCCATCCTAGGTCATGTTGGTCAAATGTCTGTTTCTGCCTATGCTGCAGCTAAGGGTGGAGTAGTGAATATGACTCGTGCAGCTGCCGTTACTTACGCAAACAGAGGTATTAGAATCAACTCAGTATGTCCAGGATATGTTAATACTCCAATCTTAGATAATACGCCAAAAGAAATCATTGACCAATTAGTATCCTTGGTACCAGCTAGACGCCTTGGGGAACCAGATGAGATTGCAAATTGCGTACTATTCCTTGCAAGTGATGAATCGTCATTTGTTACAGGTGCCAGCTTATTAGTGGATGGCGGATATACAGCACAATAA
- a CDS encoding cyclodeaminase/cyclohydrolase family protein, translating to MLNKSSNQFIDELASKAPVPGGGGASAYVGALGMALGSMVGNLTVGKKKYKDVEEDIIELLKKGEDIIEKFKSLVSKDAEVFYPLSQAYGLPSSTEEEKRKKDEVLQEVLVDATYVPLEIAKLCLEAINLHEEYAKKGSRLVISDVGVGVIFCKAALQGAKLNVLINTNMLKDQELKTKVENELFEIEKIGLTKADEIYKQVEQTLTK from the coding sequence ATGCTTAATAAAAGCAGCAATCAATTTATAGATGAACTTGCATCTAAAGCACCAGTACCAGGTGGTGGAGGCGCTAGCGCATATGTTGGAGCCCTTGGTATGGCACTTGGAAGTATGGTTGGAAACTTAACTGTAGGAAAAAAGAAATATAAAGATGTTGAAGAGGATATCATTGAGCTTCTCAAAAAGGGAGAAGACATTATTGAAAAATTCAAAAGTCTAGTAAGTAAAGACGCAGAAGTTTTCTATCCGCTATCACAAGCATATGGTTTACCTTCATCGACTGAGGAAGAGAAGCGAAAAAAAGATGAGGTTTTACAAGAAGTTCTTGTAGATGCGACATATGTACCTTTAGAAATTGCTAAATTGTGTTTAGAGGCGATTAATTTACATGAGGAATATGCAAAAAAAGGCTCTCGTCTAGTCATTAGTGATGTTGGTGTGGGGGTCATCTTCTGTAAAGCTGCTTTACAAGGAGCCAAATTAAACGTATTAATTAACACAAACATGTTAAAAGATCAAGAATTAAAAACTAAAGTAGAAAATGAGTTATTTGAGATTGAAAAAATAGGATTAACAAAGGCTGATGAGATCTATAAGCAAGTTGAACAAACTCTTACAAAATAA
- a CDS encoding bifunctional 5,10-methylenetetrahydrofolate dehydrogenase/5,10-methenyltetrahydrofolate cyclohydrolase, translating into MGERLAGKPVVESLRENILSRVEKLNGNGVTPTLQLIRVGAREDDLSYERSILKNCERLNIKTNVLELPVTVTMDELKEVFEKGNSDKDVHGIMIFRPLPDHLDPEVVRNLIDPAKDIDCMSPINLEKVFEGNSTGFAPCTPKAVIEVLKHYDIPLNGANIAVAGRSLVVGKPLSMLLLDENATVTICHSRTKDMPAVTSKADIVVAAIGKAKFMGKEYFSADQVVIDVGINDDGNGKICGDVDYDEVIDHVKALTPPTGGVGLITTTILLEHVVKACENSI; encoded by the coding sequence ATGGGTGAAAGATTAGCTGGAAAACCAGTCGTTGAATCGCTTAGAGAAAATATTTTATCAAGAGTAGAAAAATTAAACGGAAACGGTGTGACTCCAACCCTTCAATTAATTCGGGTTGGAGCCCGTGAAGATGATCTTTCTTATGAAAGAAGCATCTTAAAGAACTGTGAACGCCTAAACATTAAAACTAATGTATTGGAACTTCCAGTGACTGTTACAATGGATGAGTTAAAAGAAGTTTTTGAAAAAGGAAACAGTGATAAAGATGTTCATGGTATTATGATTTTCAGACCTTTACCAGACCATCTTGATCCAGAAGTTGTTCGCAACTTAATTGATCCGGCGAAAGATATTGATTGTATGTCTCCGATCAATCTAGAAAAAGTTTTTGAAGGAAACAGCACTGGATTTGCACCATGTACACCAAAAGCAGTAATCGAAGTACTAAAACATTATGACATTCCATTAAATGGAGCAAATATTGCAGTAGCAGGTCGTAGTCTTGTTGTTGGTAAACCACTATCCATGTTGCTTTTAGATGAAAATGCAACCGTAACGATTTGCCATTCAAGAACGAAAGATATGCCAGCAGTTACATCAAAAGCTGACATTGTTGTTGCAGCAATTGGTAAAGCAAAGTTTATGGGTAAAGAGTATTTTAGTGCTGATCAAGTTGTTATTGATGTCGGCATCAATGATGATGGAAATGGTAAAATTTGTGGTGATGTTGATTATGATGAAGTCATTGATCATGTCAAAGCTCTGACACCTCCTACAGGTGGGGTTGGACTTATCACAACAACTATTTTATTAGAACATGTTGTAAAAGCTTGTGAAAATTCCATCTAA
- a CDS encoding CoA pyrophosphatase, with protein sequence MKIARVYEKLKQSNNINSTKYSILLPLVEVDNETHILFEIRSMNLRRNPGQICFPGGKIEKEDLNPQHSAIRETVEELGIQEEDIEDVLPLDTITTPQNQILYLNIGKIKDINSIIPNEDEVESVFTVPLDFLRETSPKISRVYYKTVPEEDFPYDLIGGKDYKWSERFMDQYFYQYNDKVIWGLTARILTYFLSLLENDTYL encoded by the coding sequence TTGAAAATCGCAAGGGTGTATGAAAAATTAAAACAAAGTAATAATATTAATTCTACAAAGTATTCCATACTATTGCCGCTCGTAGAAGTAGATAATGAAACTCATATTTTATTTGAAATACGTTCGATGAACTTACGTAGAAATCCAGGACAAATTTGTTTTCCAGGTGGTAAAATTGAAAAAGAAGATCTCAATCCGCAACACAGTGCGATTCGAGAAACAGTTGAGGAATTGGGAATTCAAGAAGAAGACATTGAAGATGTTCTTCCATTAGATACGATTACTACCCCACAAAATCAGATTCTTTATTTAAATATTGGAAAAATCAAGGATATTAACTCAATTATACCGAATGAGGATGAAGTAGAATCTGTATTTACTGTTCCTCTTGACTTTTTAAGAGAAACTTCCCCGAAAATATCACGAGTTTATTATAAAACTGTACCTGAAGAAGACTTTCCTTATGATTTAATTGGTGGAAAGGATTATAAATGGAGCGAACGCTTCATGGATCAATATTTTTATCAATATAATGACAAAGTAATTTGGGGATTGACAGCAAGAATTTTAACATACTTTTTATCGTTATTAGAAAACGATACTTATTTATAA